aaaggcaattaacgtaaaaaaaaaaatctaattctTTAGTCTggttcatttaatattttcctcAATTTCAGTTCTTCACATGAAAAGAAGTCGAAAAATACCttgaatatttacaattttaattgaattgattgttgcaatttatttattattatcatcactattattttctttgttgATAATTAAGTACATAACTAATTGGATATTTAATGTAATGAGTGAACTTTGAATTAAGTATCATAAACTTAAgacttttaatgaaaataatactgtgtatttaaataataatgtaaatttgtaaattataattaacaatatttaagtTAACATCTTGTgcatagtaaataaaaaataaactaataatataacgaataaaatttaaatttatagatcactaagtacaatttaattcattttgtcgtcatttaatttttttaaggcacatttaatttattttaatatatattattgttatgttttagtataaataattgtaaaaagagctatttatattaaatatggaGTATAAATTCgctaacaataataataatttgttgatctcaaaaaaaatattagattacaaagttaaatatttgaagTACAAACATCAGTATCAAAGTGTGGTTGTGACAGGTGGATTACGGAGTTCATAATTTTGTTTGGCGACATTTTTAAGCGCTTCTATCATTGTTACGCCAGTTTCTTTAACCATCTTTGATAAATATCCATCCTCATTCTGAAGTAATATATGAGGATGATCAAATtcctgaaaaataaatattatatgaattataaatatgacaGAGTATTTACCAGAGTAAATTCTATTTACATGATTAagtattgtaatattttttataaaataatgaatttttttttttgatgaacttgaattagtttttaattctCGAGGCAGATGTtagtttgtaatattttatctgAACTTTTAATACTTtggatacatatttttttatattcatttatataaaatatatacgacgAAAGGCAAAGAAATTACTAGAAGTAAGATAGCGAGACATTAATTTAcgaatattttgataaaagaGATAGATGGTTGTTTTTAAACTGATACCGTCGgaataattcatatttaaattgtagTGACATGAAATTTTCGATAATCCGTCGATTGAAGATTATTATGAACAAACGAAAACaataagtttatatttttaaattattaataaaatatataatcttCGTGCCCGCTAAATTTCTTAAGTTCTGCGggaatttattatataaccgtagataaaatgaagtatattACGCAGCTTGTGTGATAATGATTACagtattgtaaatataaatttgttaatttatttttgtacaaaaataaattagcgaACGTTATAACATTTGACCTTAGAGATAAAACAATCGTGAACTAAATAATCGCAATACTTTCTTTggatttgattaaaataataataaatataatggaaaatgaataattaccACAGCAGAACCGGCATCCATGACCAATATTCTGTCGCTGTCCATAACAGTATTGAGTCGATGGGCGATCGTAAGAACGGTGCAATCGGcgaatttacgtctaataGCCTTCTGGATGAATTCGTCCGTCCGTGGATCAACGTTAGCGGTGGCTTCATCGAGTACAAGaactttattatttctaacaaTAGCACGCGCGAGACAAACTAACTGCCGTTGTCCGACACTTAAATTAGTACCGCCTTCATTAACGTGGCCCTCAAGTCCCATTTCTTTAAGTTCAACATCTTCCAATGCCGACCACAGTACACTGTCTGAATACTGTTCGAAGGGATCGAGATTTCTTCTCAATGTACCGGAGAACAAGAAAGGCTCTTGTGGAATTATGCTTATCTTGGCGCGAAAATCGTGGAGTCCAATTTCACCGGTATCTACACCATCGATCTCAATGTTACCCTCAATCTCAGCGAGCCGGAATAAGGCAGCTATTAGGGAAGATTTTCCTGCTCCAGTGCGTCCAACAATTCCTATTTTTTCACGTGGCTCAATAGTAAAGTTGAGATTCCTGAGTACCGGTGGTTCTAGTGGGGAATAAGCCAAGTAAACGCGTTTAAATTCGACTTTACCTCTTGACGGCCAGTCATCTTTAGGTTTTTTTGCAGGCAAACTCTCGAGTGCCGGTTCACTCTCAATGTTAGTATACTCGAGCACTCGCTCCACCGAAGTCATTTGATTCTCCACTTCAGCACTCTGTCTCATACCCCACTGAAACATTCCCGTTAATCCGATACTCTGAGTGATTGCTAGACCAACATTACCACCTTTAAACGTTTTATGCTCATCGTCAGATAGGAGCAAAAAGCTCATCGTTACACAGGCAATGTAGATGAGACAAAAAATATCGAGCCAAAAACCGAAGGCACGTGACGAGgctataaaaatataccaaGCAGATGAATGAAGATCCTGATGATGATCAAATTCTTTAGTAAGTACTTCTTCTGCATGAAATGAACGTATTGTCGGTAGACCTTGTAGTGTTGCGCTCAGATGATTGAACACCGGTGATCTTGTTATACCTTCGAGCCGTTTAACGCTACGACttgtagataaataaataacccgTAAACCGTAAAATATAACACCAATAATTGCCGTAGGTATCAGCAACCATTCACTAGCACTACTAACAACGACAATTATACCGATGAGTGAAAGGCCAATTTGAATACAATCAATCATGGCGATTGGCAGTAACTCATCAATAGCACCCATGTCCTTGGAAAAACGATTCAACACACGCCCTGACGTATTTGTATTGAAAAATCGCATAGTCGCACGGCTAATACTACGAAACATTGTATCATGTAAACGTTTAGATGCACGTACACATAACTCAAAAAATGCAAAAGATCTCATAAGTGTTATCACAACTGTAAGTACTGTCAAtgctgtaaaaatatatatacaaatatatctATCTTGCTCCGATATACCCGATGTTTTTTCTATGTTCACTCCACTTGAATTGCGCAGTAAGTTGCTGAAAGtgaaattattactattatctTGTTCTAGATTAACCCAAAATGCAACGAAGAAGTCCCCGCCACTTGCAGCCAATTGAGCTCCAACAAACAACACCAGTACCATAAAAAGCAAACAACAATTGCCGCCAGCTTTGAAATAAGATGAGTACACATGTCCTCCAATAGATCCTCTAGTGCGCATCTCAGCAACTTCTTCAGGCTCAGCTTGGGCCTGGCCCGTAGTCTCGTTAGTCATGAATGAACTCAACGATGTAACACTTGCGTGTCGTGAATTGCTCCGACTTCCTGAAAGTGGCAGCATATCTTCTGCATCTTCTTTTGGTGTTGAATCGAGTAAACGACCGAAGTCAACACCCATCTCCACTAGTTTATTGTAACTGCCTTCAGCAATAATAGCACCATCCTTCATGACAATTATCTTCTCAAcattacttaaaaattgtATCTGATGTGTCACAAGTATTCTTGTTTTTCCATTCAAGTACTTTTCAATACACTCTTCGAACATGTGCTTACCCACATGCGCGTCTACTGCACTCAGTGGATCGTCTAGTAAAAATATCTGTGTATCCGAGTAAACAGCTCGCGCTAAATTGATACGCGCTCTCTGTCCACCAGATAAACTTACACCGCGTTCACCGACAATAGTCTTGTCGCCGTATGGGAATAGTGAAAAATCTCGTTTCAGCTGACATACTTTGACAACTTTATCGTACTTCCTAGCATCCCATGGTCGTCCGAAGAGTATATTCTGCCTTACTGAACCAGCGAATAACCAGGGTTCTTGACTCGCGTAAGCTACTTTACCGCGTACATCAATACTTCCCGTTTGCGCTGGAAGTTCTTTGAGAATAGCATTGAGTAAGCTTGTTTTACCCGAACCAACTTGCCCAACTACAGCCACTAATTGACCCGGTTTAATATGTATGTTGATTCCTTTCAATGTATCCTCATGATCAGAGTCCAACCATTTAGCGTAAACATTATCAAGTGTTATAGACCcctcattaaaattttctagtgACTCATCTGCATCATCTTTCTTGTCTTTATCATCCgaacttatattatttttctgtgaatttttcttattctttttctgatcatcatcatcatcatcatcattattaccATTATCCTTATCATCTGTCTCTATTTCATcgtacaacaaaaaattttgaagacgTTTTATTGACACCGAAGCCTCGGCAACTTGTGTAATACCTTGTGGAAAAAATACCGTCATAGTTTGACGTAAAATATTATAGTAAGCCGTCAACATAAATACTGTTTCAGCAGTTATTTGTTTATCAGATAATACATAAGCCAGTATAGTGAGAAATAGTGATAGTCGTGTTGTAAACATTATGAAAGACATGATAACACCTCGTATAAATGATGTGTATCTTACAACACGCATTTCTCTTTTACGTGCATTCTCAATAAGATTACTAAATGGATGCTCCCACGTGTACATCTTGATAGCTTGAATACCGCTGATGATTTCATTGGTCAAACGTACTCTCTCGTCAGTGCGTATTGCCGTACGTAGACGCAGTGTCGACGATTTTTTACCCAGCCATCCCTGAAGGGGTATAAACATCAACAGCGAAGCTACGCCAATAACTGCGGCGACTCCAACTTCTAGATACATCAAGTAAGTAATGATAATTGTCTCAACGGGACCTATCCATAGATAGTGAATAAATATCACAGCAACGTCAAATCTATTGACGTCGTTTGACAAAAGATTTACTGCTTGTCCAACTGTCGTCTCTCCCAAAGCTGTCCGCGACAGTTTCAATGACTTACGGTAGATCAGCGAGCAACATGCTACACGCAGTTTCATACCCATGTGAAGAATCGCCATCATATAGGGATGAGCTACAAGTATATTTACTGCCGAGCATAGAATCACACCACCGGCGTATAGAAACGCTTCTGTTTTGCTGACATCCGATGATGTAAAAAACCGAAGAAGCCGCGCCAAAGCTACTGGCTGTAGCattctgtaaaaataaaaatatttaaatgttttaaaaataataaattaaactcgATAACTTAAAGTGAAAGttcattaaaagtaatttgttAAGTGATAGTAGTAAgtgataattgataataattaatgttaaaCATAATGGATTTGATAAAGATTAGGAAAgtaaaggaacattcttagGATGATTGGAGACAGTTGTGGTGTCATGAATCTTGATAGAACTACCGAATGTCAAAGAAGTATGAACTGGAATGTATGTAATTTTCGTCGGACGATAATAACTTATCACCATGCCAAGGAGTATGGGTTGCAGTAATCTATatgtacaataaataattttataataaatactgagtaattattataaatatttaaagatttttttttttaattaatgcttagaaacttaaaatttttaattaaagtaattgcTCACCGTAAAACGAGTTCCATGATAGCTAACGCAACTCCATAAAGAGCAATACGAGCACCAAAAACTTTGATCAATGCTCGTTGTAAACTAGGTGTCTTGCCTTTTTTATGCTTGACCTTAGCAGTACTGAATGATCTGTCCGGTTCTTTCTTAGATTTTCTATTCCCATTATACTGTTGCACTTCTGTATCCCACGCAGCTGCTAATTTATCACCTAATATACTACTTTTATGTTCTTTCAAGGGTCTATGGAGATCAGTTATTTCCAAATCTCGTTTGTATCCTTCccagaatatttttagaacccatctgtaaatttttaatgatcaaTTTTACATCGTACATTAAtagcagaaaaaaatgatactggttagctgacgtctaataatttttctagacgataaattataaaaaaaaatatttgaaaattgcacttggagttttttaaattttctacatgtgcatatttttggtttttttttttttttgtaattaatttgttgaaaaaaaaatatagaaattgTTGACTGCCTCTCAATTGTAGTGGTACTGAGCGTAatcgacgtctaataattttttaaattttttaaaaaagataaattataaaaaaaaagtattttaaaaaattgcacttatagtttttttaattttctacatgtgcatatttttagtttttttttttttgtaattaatttgttaaaaaaaaaatccgaaaattgttgacTGCTAACtacaggatcataaaaaaaaatgatactgaatttagcaggcaattaaaaatttttggattttattttcaactagttaattacaaaaattaaaaaaactaaaaatatgcacttgtagaaaattaaaaaaattataagtgcaatttcttaaaatatttttttttttttaatttatgattttgaaaaattccaaaaattattagatgtcggttaacttcaggatcataaaaaaaaatacttacgaGAATGTTAAAGCATTCAAAGGATTGATTCCTTcacgtggattttttttcttttcaatatCGACCTTCGAATCCATTTTACAATTTCCCTTATCAACTTTTcattaacaaaatatatatgaatacttaaattaaaatttactacaGCCAATAAATTCCACAGtcatctgtaaaaaaaaataaaacagtaacaattaaacgattaaattttttttacaggctATAATTTGTCAtacactttatttaattaccacGACACTTATTATCAACTTATGTAGTATCGAATtacttagtattttattttatattttctgcTACTAATTTAATCCGAATATTCattgataattaaagtaaattataaaaaaaatttccaacaatatttaatatttatttttatttgtcatatgattaaatttaaataagaagAATAAAACCGAGTTAACTGACTTTTAATTCCTCTAATTCGTATGACAGGCGTACACTGACTCAAAAgcgattgaaataaaatatttaagttggATAAAATTACCAAGACCAAGTAATCGTATGTCGACAATCTTGATAACTACTGAGTACAATTAAACCATCATTAtttagtattaaatttttatttacacagataaaaaaaaagtttttataaaattgttaaaaattgataagaatCTTTAGACGAATATctatgatatttatataaagataatttcttttaaacatatatctataccatgaaaaaaaaattaatttatcttgataactttaaatttctgttgtttatttatttatttatttaattatttaattatttattactgatacaatttaataactcagtgatatttttctatttgttattaaattcaagTGCTTTGTAAACTTGTCCtatttaatagttaataaaataaataatcttattaaaacaataatattttgttttcaaggtgaataaaaaaaaaataaaatacctgGCTAGATTTTTAAAGACAATAAAGTTGATGAGTGAATGTCGCAGACAtgagataatttataaatttcaaataaataaatttattaaaatgaaattttaaaaaatgcgcgtacggATCTTACATTTAcctaaatacgcattttaaaatttttactctacttacattttattcatttatttttaaatttgaaaaattgtcttTTGTCAACgatattcacactcattaaagTTAGCGTGCACctgacaattttaaaaactttgaaataataaattaaaatatgtttataaaataaaaatttaaaaaatgcacgtttagaaaattagaaaatcagtacatgcattttttcaaattttattatttttttttttatgtaatttaagaATAGTCTTGTCTACTAGATTTGATGACTCTGAAGTTAGgagacgattaaaaatttttggattgtttttcaacaaattaattacgaaaaaaaaaaaactaaaaatatgcacatgtagaaaatttaaaaaactacaggtgcaattttttcaaatattttttttttataatttgtcgtcttgaaaaaaaagtctaaaaattattagatgtcgactaacttcagaatcaatgatagtaaagttagcagacatttgaaattagaaaaatttttttttcaacagataaataatgaaaaaaaaatatttctaaaaaaatacacgtcggaaatttcataaactatacgtgcaatttttcaaaatattttttttaatatttatttttttgttaaaaaaaatctaaaaatttttaaatgtcagctaactttattgtcacgatcctgaagttagcaaacaattaaaaattttttgaatttttttttgaacaattaaatttgaagaaaaaaaaaactaaaaatatgcacatgtagaaaattaaaaaaactacaggtgcaattttttcaaatattttttttttatggtttatcatctaaaaaaaagatccaaaaattattagacgtctgctaacttcagtatcatactCAGAATCATCTACATTTACACTAAtgatttttacaaattttttctatgggtttataaaatataattctcTATCACTAatcaaaataaacatttaagtttcaggtaaatattaaaatttatataattcaaaataaataacaaatagttacttacatattaaatttaaaaaaattaaataattatgtaatcaagtttacgtcaaattttttaaaagtcaaaagaaaatataatttttaattaaaactgctGTCAAAATAAATCACTGTCActaagattaaaattaaaaatttaaaacattgaatgttaatgaatttatgaataataactcatataaaaaaaaaatactaggtTTTAAAATAAGCAAAGTTATAAACTGAagattttaaaactattatcATACTAATAAGCTATCATAAGCaataaaatagtataaatAAGTGGGTGCATGACTCGCATTGTCGTacttaaattatcaattgtgATAAAACCGTagttttaaagataaatttcaaataaattactaaatttaaccataatgaatttaaaaaagttaaaatctACTGTGTCATGAAatgtaatgaaaaataaaaaactagtaCAAATGTTTGCGTCATACAAATAATGATAAGCGTTTAATTGACAATGACcaaattatctaaataaaagtgataattaaaaacacaataaaaaatttatgtaaatataccTTATATGTCATAAACAAACAGTTGGATGTAACTTACTCTTAATGTTAAGTTTTTTTAGcatttgttaaaatttattattggaGTTACGATGGATGTCTgtaagaaagaaagaaagaataatatgtaatatacgtTTGAGTAAATTGAAATTGAGGATGTGAATGTGCACTGTCTGTATGATACGACAACTGAATCACTTCTGTATGACTACATTGGTTAACCCCAAAGAGTATACAAATAAGCACGTGATACAAGCAAGGATTTTGTCGatgttgattaaattaattgacgaATGTGAGCCAGTGCATTTGAGAACGTGGATATTTAATAAaggagaatattttttaaatttaatgtgaGTTTATACTGAGAGAGTATACGGAGATCAACAGTCGtaccattaaatatttacatgtatatacatatgtatgtatgtatgtatgtatttatatgaCACATATTGTTGTGaatttatatgtgtataatttttaaatttatctttgtCTGACTGTGAATGATTTAAATGATTTAGTTTGTACTCATATGTATTCTATACTTacactattttattttccgattgacaCTTTGAACTCATTCATGTGTGTACGCGCCACATGTATAACACGTATTTGCACATATAATTATCAGTATGTTACGACACTTGTTCCAATTACACGCTGCATCCCGTGAAATTTGACGGGtgaatttttcacaaaatataCGCATGCTGCACAAAGGATATTTTCcgctgataaatattttaatttatactaattgataaatagttgcatgtataatatataagtgtactatattttttatatactaatttttaaatttattaaataatcatgTGTTGTTCATTTGAAAGGTAtttgacatttgaaattacCGCCAGAGGTACCGCCCTCTGGAaaagattttattcaaataacaaatACATTTGTGAGGTTACGAATTaagaaaacatttaaaaaacatgTGTGTTGGAtgtttattatgaatttataattaatattgatcgatttaactaaataaaatatgattgcTGAGGAAAAAAGTATTGGAAATTATCGCagtaagttattaattatttaaattaaatttattttaaaattaattttgttattgttatttaaataattaattttttttagctttgtGGTTAAAGTGTGAAGCAACGAGTTCAGATAgacatcaattatttttaaaagaacaCAATGTAAGGAAACAGGAGCCGGAGTTCCCGAAAGGTCGTACGTTATTTGTACTCAATGTGCCGCCTTATGCAACTTTGTCCTCAATAAAAGCAGCTTTTGCACGACACTGTGGACgtgttaaatttatcaaagttATACCTGGTATGGGGTGTACTTGAGTACACATTGTCAGTCCTCTAGGACGATATTAAGCTCTTGGATTGATCAAAAGATCCTAAGAAGAAACATTGAATCCTATTCATAAAAGTGCTCTTGCTCTTGAAGAATAGAAGAGTTTTTCTGTAGCTGCTGTAGATTTTCacgagtaaattttaaataatttttgttaaaaactaATTAGTTGACATTAATTTAACGATAATGATAAACTTCTTCTAGATGTCAGGAATGACACGGCAGAAAAAATGCTGAAGAGAAAATTTACGGGATAAAAAAGTAAAGGGACAAAAGCTACTACttgtttcattaaaatttaatctgcTGCAATCAACGTAAgatatatttaattcttattcttttcTGTACGGCCAcagtagtaattatttttagttgttattGGTAGCGTCGAGTTCTTGATTCTAACTTTTTATTGAGTCAAATTTGTAGAGGCATTTACGGTTGTTTTTgagggaaattttttaaaacggaaggtttaactttaaagaaaaatgcattattaataatacttagtcgattttattgaacacaataaattacaaagtgtaatattttcaataaaaattagtaggaTAAACAACTCAGTCCCTAGTCTCTTTAAAAAGCCAGTTCTCTAAGAAATTACTTCAAAAGTCAGCTCTCTTTGACtttacatttgaaaaattcaacgaaTTTATATTGATTGATTCGACAATGAATTCATCTtgtcggtaaaaaaaaattaatgatataattatcagtcgtattattatttttttaataaaatatataagtggAGCTGGATGATGGTAGGGGGTCGACGATCGGGTACTTTACCCTACTAAAATGTTATCATCGGGGATGGTTGATGAAGTTCATAATTTTGTTGAGCCACATTTTTGAGAGCTTCTATCATTGTTTCACCAGTTTCCTTTACCATGTTGGATAAAAATCCGTATTCATTTCGCAGTAGATTATGTGGGTGATCAAAttcctgagaaaaaaattcgatataGATTATAATCATGATTTTTAATCTGATTATAGATTATTTGATAACGTAAAATAAACTAGTAGATAGTAGTGATTAACAGTAGCAATGTAGTATTTTTAGAGAGAGCAGTTATAaataaacgaaataaaattatattttattgaataaaaaaaaaaaaacaataattaccaCAACTGAACCAGCATCCATAACTAATATCCTGTCACTGTCCATAACAGTATTGAGTCGATGGGCAATCGTAAGAACGGTGCAATCGGCGAATTTGCGTCTAATGGCCTTCTGGATGAATTCGTCCGTACGTGGATCAACGTTAGCGGTAGCTTCATCGAGTACAAGaactttattatttctaacaaTAGCACGCGCAAGACAAATTAACTGCCGTTGTCCGACACTTAAATTAGTACCACCTTCATTAACGTGGCCCTCAAGGCCCATTTCTTTAAGTTCAACATCTTCCAATGCCGACCACAGTACACTGTCTGGATACTGTTCAAAGGGATCGAGATTTCTTCTCAATGTACCGGAGAACAAGAAAGGCTCTTGTGGAATTATGCTTATCTTGGCGCGAAAATCGTGGAGTCCAATTTCACCGGTATCTACACCATCGATCTCAATGTTACCCTCAATCTCAGCGAGCCGGAATAAGGCAGCTATTAGGGAAGATTTTCCTGCTCCAGTGCGTCCAACAATTCCTATTTTTTCACGTGGCTCAATAGTAAAGTTGAGATTCCTGAGCACCGGTGGTTCTAGTGGGGAATAAGCCAAGTAAACGCGTTTAAATTCGACTTTACCTCTTGACGGCCAGTCATCTTTAGGTTTTTTTTCAGGCAAACTCTCGAGTGCCGGTTCACTCTCAATGTTAGTATACTCGAGCACTCGCTCCACCGAAGTCATTTGATTCTCCACTTCAGCACTCTGTCTCATACCCCACTGAAACATTCCCGTTAATCCGATACTTTGAGTAATTGCTAGACCAACATTACCACCTTCAAACGTTTTATTCTCATCGTCAGATAAGAGCAAAAAGCTCATTGTTACACAGGCAATGTAGATGAGACAAAAAATATCGAGCCAAAAACCGAATGCGCGTGACGATGCTATGTAAATATACCATGCAGATGAATGCAGATCCTGATGGTGATCAAATTCTTTAGTAAGTATTTCTTCTGCATTGAATGAACGTATTGTCGGTAGACCCTGCAATGTTGCACCTAAGTGATTAAATACCGGTGATCTTGTTATACCCTCGAGTCGTTTAATGCTACGACTTgttgatatataaataacccgtaaaatgtaaaatatagtACAAATGACAAATGTCGGTAATAGTAACCATACATTAGAAACACTCACAACAACAATTATGCCAGTCAGTGCTAAAGTTATTTGTACACAATCGATCATGGCTATGGGCAATAACTCGTCAACAGCGCCGATGTCCTGAGAAAACCGATTCAATACCCGTCCTGAAGAATTCGTATTAAAAAACCTCATTGGCGCGTGGCAAATACTACGAAACATTCTGTCATGTAAACGTTTGGACGCT
The Microplitis mediator isolate UGA2020A chromosome 6, iyMicMedi2.1, whole genome shotgun sequence genome window above contains:
- the LOC130669756 gene encoding probable multidrug resistance-associated protein lethal(2)03659, which produces MDSKVDIEKKKNPREGINPLNALTFSWVLKIFWEGYKRDLEITDLHRPLKEHKSSILGDKLAAAWDTEVQQYNGNRKSKKEPDRSFSTAKVKHKKGKTPSLQRALIKVFGARIALYGVALAIMELVLRMLQPVALARLLRFFTSSDVSKTEAFLYAGGVILCSAVNILVAHPYMMAILHMGMKLRVACCSLIYRKSLKLSRTALGETTVGQAVNLLSNDVNRFDVAVIFIHYLWIGPVETIIITYLMYLEVGVAAVIGVASLLMFIPLQGWLGKKSSTLRLRTAIRTDERVRLTNEIISGIQAIKMYTWEHPFSNLIENARKREMRVVRYTSFIRGVIMSFIMFTTRLSLFLTILAYVLSDKQITAETVFMLTAYYNILRQTMTVFFPQGITQVAEASVSIKRLQNFLLYDEIETDDKDNGNNDDDDDDDQKKNKKNSQKNNISSDDKDKKDDADESLENFNEGSITLDNVYAKWLDSDHEDTLKGINIHIKPGQLVAVVGQVGSGKTSLLNAILKELPAQTGSIDVRGKVAYASQEPWLFAGSVRQNILFGRPWDARKYDKVVKVCQLKRDFSLFPYGDKTIVGERGVSLSGGQRARINLARAVYSDTQIFLLDDPLSAVDAHVGKHMFEECIEKYLNGKTRILVTHQIQFLSNVEKIIVMKDGAIIAEGSYNKLVEMGVDFGRLLDSTPKEDAEDMLPLSGSRSNSRHASVTSLSSFMTNETTGQAQAEPEEVAEMRTRGSIGGHVYSSYFKAGGNCCLLFMVLVLFVGAQLAASGGDFFVAFWVNLEQDNSNNFTFSNLLRNSSGVNIEKTSGISEQDRYICIYIFTALTVLTVVITLMRSFAFFELCVRASKRLHDTMFRSISRATMRFFNTNTSGRVLNRFSKDMGAIDELLPIAMIDCIQIGLSLIGIIVVVSSASEWLLIPTAIIGVIFYGLRVIYLSTSRSVKRLEGITRSPVFNHLSATLQGLPTIRSFHAEEVLTKEFDHHQDLHSSAWYIFIASSRAFGFWLDIFCLIYIACVTMSFLLLSDDEHKTFKGGNVGLAITQSIGLTGMFQWGMRQSAEVENQMTSVERVLEYTNIESEPALESLPAKKPKDDWPSRGKVEFKRVYLAYSPLEPPVLRNLNFTIEPREKIGIVGRTGAGKSSLIAALFRLAEIEGNIEIDGVDTGEIGLHDFRAKISIIPQEPFLFSGTLRRNLDPFEQYSDSVLWSALEDVELKEMGLEGHVNEGGTNLSVGQRQLVCLARAIVRNNKVLVLDEATANVDPRTDEFIQKAIRRKFADCTVLTIAHRLNTVMDSDRILVMDAGSAVEFDHPHILLQNEDGYLSKMVKETGVTMIEALKNVAKQNYELRNPPVTTTL